One genomic window of Arachis hypogaea cultivar Tifrunner chromosome 8, arahy.Tifrunner.gnm2.J5K5, whole genome shotgun sequence includes the following:
- the LOC112707178 gene encoding transcription factor TCP4, translating to MGMKSTGGEIVQVQGGHIVRSTGRKDRHSKVYTAKGPRDRRVRLSAHTAIQFYDVQDRLGYDRPSKAVDWLIKKAKAAIDKLAELPPWEPTPPPPTTNEVEEEQNGGSTDMAIAEQSESSGYNFQLQRQLGEDPENQHHHSAFIPSPIDTDGGIAFFPTTSAASSINFQSYPPEIISRTNNSSEDLGLSLHSFQDSGLIHHHGQSQQGGGADHQNPSSNDQTLFANYQRMVAWNSDAGGTQADMNRSGFMVNSPGFSSAFSHHQQRGTLQSSFSPSLRPWSEIPQMASSNEHHHNHKSQPIQQQHQASIFGSRFLSDALPGFCIPARIQGEDESHGVGSDRPSSSASPNSHH from the exons ATGGGAATGAAGAGCACTGGGGGAGAGATTGTTCAAGTCCAAGGTGGGCACATTGTTCGATCCACCGGCCGGAAAGATCGACACAGCAAGGTTTACACGGCGAAAGGGCCGCGTGACCGTCGAGTTAGGCTCTCGGCACACACTGCAATCCAATTCTATGATGTCCAAGACAGGCTTGGCTATGACAGGCCAAGCAAGGCAGTGGACTGGCTTATCAAGAAGGCCAAAGCAGCCATCGACAAACTCGCCGAGCTCCCTCCTTGGGAGCCTACTCCTCCTCCTCCCACTACCAATGAGGTGGAGGAGGAGCAGAATGGAGGATCAACTGACATGGCAATTGCAGAACAGTCAGAGTCTTCTGGTTACAATTTTCAGCTTCAAAGGCAACTTG GTGAAGACCCTGAAAACCAACACCACCACTCAGCATTCATTCCTTCACCTATTGACACTGATGGTGGCATAGCATTTTTCCCAACAACGTCTGCTGCTTCCTCCATCAATTTCCAGAGCTACCCTCCTGAGATAATCTCAAGGACCAACAACTCCTCAGAGGATCTTGGACTTTCCCTTCATTCTTTCCAAGATTCTGGCCTAATTCATCATCATGGACAGTCACAACAAGGAGGTGGTGCAGATCATCAAAACCCTTCTTCAAATGACCAAACTCTCTTTGCTAACTACCAGAGAATGGTGGCCTGGAACAGTGATGCCGGAGGCACGCAAGCCGACATGAACCGTTCCGGTTTCATGGTGAATTCACCTGGTTTTTCTTCTGCTTTTTCTCATCATCAACAAAGGGGTACCCTTCAGTCCAGTTTCTCACCATCACTTCGCCCTTGGAGTGAGATTCCTCAAATGGCTTCTTCTAACGAGCATCACCACAACCACAAGTCTCAGCCAATCCAGCAGCAACACCAAGCTTCAATCTTTGGAAGCCGGTTCCTCTCTGATGCATTGCCAGGGTTCTGCATTCCTGCTAGGATTCAAGGTGAAGATGAGAGCCATGGTGTTGGTTCTGACAGGCCTTCATCTTCTGCTTCTCCTAATTCACATCACTGA